A part of Planococcus sp. MB-3u-03 genomic DNA contains:
- the perR gene encoding peroxide-responsive transcriptional repressor PerR, translated as MSEAQLKDALDTLKSTGVRITPQRHAILEFMIHSTSHPTADDIYRALEKAFPNMSVATVYNNLRVFKKAGLVKELTYGDSSSRFDFVTHDHYHMICNECGKIVDFHYPGLDEVEHLASHVTGFQVDYHRLEIYGTCRDCYSESAKAQ; from the coding sequence ATGTCTGAAGCCCAATTGAAAGACGCACTCGATACATTGAAGTCTACAGGTGTCAGAATTACACCACAGCGTCATGCGATTTTGGAGTTTATGATTCATTCTACATCGCATCCGACAGCAGATGATATTTATCGCGCGCTTGAAAAAGCCTTCCCCAATATGAGTGTAGCCACCGTTTATAATAATTTGCGTGTTTTCAAAAAAGCAGGGCTGGTAAAAGAATTAACCTACGGGGATTCTTCAAGCCGCTTTGATTTTGTCACACACGATCATTATCATATGATCTGTAACGAGTGTGGGAAGATTGTCGATTTCCATTATCCTGGATTGGACGAAGTGGAACATCTGGCGTCCCATGTAACAGGCTTCCAGGTGGATTACCACCGTTTGGAAATCTACGGTACATGCCGCGATTGTTATAGCGAGTCAGCTAAAGCCCAATAA
- a CDS encoding ABC transporter substrate-binding protein, producing MGKKKIVSIAFLMLLLLSTALYGCSGGDSESGGEGGDSESGGEKVLIFGRGGDSVSLDPITVTDGESFKVTKNIFDTLINFGEQDTEIEAGLASDWEASEDGLTYTFQLQEGVTFHDGTDFNAEAVVANFERWAAGDADQFPYYKSMFGGFGDEEEHVIESVEASGDYEIVITLKRPQAPFLKNLAMSPFGIASPTAFEEAGESFGDNPVGTGPFQFVEWQRNDTVTIEKFDDYWVDGEPKLDQVVFRAIPDNSARLNALLSGEIDLADGITPSDSETIENDENLQLFERPSMNVGYLGLTTTREPFDDPKVRQAMNHAIDRQAIVDSFFEGRAEVAKNPMPPVISGYNDSIEGYEYDPEKAKELLAEAGLEDGFTMELWAMPVPRPYMPDGQKVAEAIQSDLAEVGITAEIVSYEWATYLEKAAAGEADAFLLGWTGDNGDADNFLYVLLDQDNIGSNNYTYYENQDLHDILIEAQTEVDEDARNELYMQAQEIIHEDAPWVPLAHSTPLLAGGTNVIDFKAHPTGSDKLASVDLE from the coding sequence TTGGGGAAAAAGAAAATTGTATCAATCGCTTTCCTGATGCTGCTTTTGCTGTCGACAGCGCTTTACGGCTGTTCAGGCGGTGATTCGGAGTCAGGCGGAGAAGGCGGAGATTCTGAATCAGGCGGCGAAAAAGTCCTGATCTTTGGACGTGGCGGCGACTCGGTGTCACTGGATCCGATCACGGTTACAGATGGAGAGTCTTTCAAAGTAACGAAAAACATCTTCGATACATTGATCAATTTCGGCGAGCAGGACACGGAAATTGAAGCAGGTCTTGCCAGCGATTGGGAAGCTTCTGAAGATGGCTTGACTTACACGTTCCAATTGCAAGAAGGCGTCACGTTCCATGATGGAACGGATTTCAACGCAGAAGCAGTTGTCGCGAACTTTGAACGCTGGGCTGCTGGAGATGCAGACCAATTCCCGTACTATAAATCAATGTTTGGCGGATTTGGCGATGAAGAAGAACACGTCATCGAATCTGTTGAAGCGAGTGGCGATTACGAAATCGTCATTACATTGAAGCGTCCACAAGCACCATTCTTGAAAAACTTGGCGATGAGCCCGTTTGGCATCGCATCACCGACAGCATTTGAAGAAGCCGGCGAATCATTCGGCGACAATCCAGTCGGCACTGGCCCATTCCAGTTTGTTGAATGGCAGCGCAATGACACGGTAACAATCGAAAAATTCGATGATTACTGGGTTGATGGAGAGCCGAAACTCGACCAAGTCGTGTTCCGTGCAATTCCGGATAACTCAGCTCGCTTGAATGCATTATTGTCTGGCGAAATCGATTTGGCTGACGGTATTACACCATCAGATTCAGAAACGATCGAAAACGATGAAAACCTGCAATTGTTCGAGCGTCCGTCGATGAACGTCGGCTACCTTGGTTTGACGACTACTCGTGAACCATTCGACGATCCGAAAGTCCGCCAGGCGATGAACCATGCGATTGACCGCCAGGCGATTGTTGATTCATTCTTCGAAGGCCGTGCAGAAGTCGCGAAAAACCCGATGCCTCCGGTAATCAGCGGTTATAACGACAGCATCGAAGGTTATGAGTACGATCCTGAAAAAGCCAAAGAACTATTGGCTGAAGCAGGACTTGAAGATGGCTTCACAATGGAACTATGGGCAATGCCAGTTCCGCGTCCGTATATGCCAGATGGCCAAAAAGTAGCGGAAGCAATCCAAAGTGATTTGGCAGAAGTCGGCATCACAGCTGAAATCGTTTCCTACGAGTGGGCAACATACCTCGAAAAAGCTGCAGCAGGAGAAGCTGATGCATTCCTTCTTGGCTGGACAGGCGATAACGGCGATGCTGATAACTTCTTGTATGTATTGCTTGACCAAGACAACATCGGTTCAAACAACTACACATACTACGAAAACCAGGATCTTCACGATATCTTGATCGAAGCTCAAACAGAAGTTGATGAAGATGCCCGCAACGAATTGTACATGCAGGCTCAGGAAATCATCCACGAAGACGCGCCATGGGTACCGCTTGCGCACTCTACACCGCTTCTTGCCGGTGGGACGAACGTAATCGACTTTAAAGCGCATCCAACTGGCTCTGATAAACTAGCATCAGTAGATTTGGAGTAG
- a CDS encoding NAD(P)-dependent oxidoreductase: protein MNLGRGDLVEDQVMLGALENGEIGYAILDVFGRAAAGRPPVLEDGQCHHFPHVSSHSGKYVERALDVFIPNLHAWIKGDKSPSNPVDMKRGY from the coding sequence ATGAATTTAGGTCGCGGTGATCTGGTGGAAGACCAAGTGATGCTTGGAGCGCTGGAAAACGGCGAAATTGGTTATGCCATATTGGATGTTTTCGGAAGAGCCGCTGCCGGCAGACCACCCGTATTGGAAGATGGACAATGTCATCATTTCCCGCATGTTTCGAGCCATTCGGGAAAATACGTCGAGCGCGCCTTGGATGTTTTCATTCCGAATTTACACGCTTGGATCAAAGGCGATAAATCACCATCAAATCCAGTGGATATGAAAAGGGGTTATTGA
- a CDS encoding NAD(P)-dependent oxidoreductase has product MDVLFTFVPRENQQEQLQAEFPEVNFRFLYKNKSFLPTADIVVTYGEDLTAEDIESAENLKWIMVASAGIEKMPHAAIAKKEIIVSNVKGIHKTPMAESALAHLLALKRSLPFIYESQRNGEWNRKTQSSELAGSTAVLFGPGAIGSEIGRLLQAFGVKTIGCNRSGNDAEYMDEMVSIENVSAVLPDADIVLSVLPSTKETYHLLKKEHFRR; this is encoded by the coding sequence ATGGATGTCCTATTTACATTTGTGCCAAGAGAGAACCAGCAGGAACAGCTTCAAGCCGAATTCCCTGAAGTGAATTTCCGCTTCTTATATAAGAACAAGTCATTTCTGCCGACAGCAGATATTGTTGTCACTTACGGAGAAGATTTAACGGCGGAAGATATCGAAAGTGCCGAAAACTTGAAATGGATCATGGTGGCAAGTGCAGGCATCGAAAAAATGCCCCATGCTGCTATAGCAAAAAAGGAAATCATCGTTTCGAACGTCAAAGGGATTCATAAAACCCCGATGGCGGAATCCGCTTTAGCGCATTTGCTGGCACTCAAACGTTCATTGCCGTTTATTTATGAGAGCCAGCGCAACGGAGAATGGAACCGGAAAACCCAATCATCCGAATTGGCAGGCTCCACCGCCGTCCTGTTTGGACCTGGGGCAATCGGTTCGGAAATCGGCCGCTTGCTTCAAGCATTCGGAGTTAAGACGATCGGCTGCAACCGTTCGGGAAATGATGCTGAATATATGGATGAAATGGTTTCTATTGAAAATGTATCAGCTGTTCTTCCAGATGCTGATATTGTGCTCTCCGTATTGCCGAGCACGAAAGAAACTTATCATCTATTGAAGAAAGAGCATTTCAGGCGATGA
- the bcp gene encoding thioredoxin-dependent thiol peroxidase yields the protein MATLEGLAAPDFTMENEQGETISLSDYAGKKYVVLYFYPKDMTPGCTTQACDFRDAEKDFSGLNAEILGVSADSKERHQKFIDKHGLPFSLLVDEDHQVSEAYGVWKLKKMYGKEFWGIERSTFLIDPTGTVIKEWRKVKVKEHIEEVLETVKVISGD from the coding sequence TTGGCTACATTAGAAGGATTGGCAGCACCTGACTTCACAATGGAAAATGAACAGGGCGAAACAATTTCCCTATCGGATTACGCAGGGAAAAAATATGTCGTGCTCTATTTTTATCCGAAAGACATGACACCGGGTTGTACGACCCAAGCATGCGATTTCCGCGATGCCGAAAAAGATTTCTCGGGGCTTAACGCAGAGATTTTGGGCGTCAGTGCAGATTCCAAAGAACGCCATCAAAAATTCATCGACAAGCACGGCTTGCCGTTTTCGCTTCTCGTTGACGAGGATCACCAAGTGTCTGAGGCTTACGGAGTTTGGAAGCTGAAGAAAATGTATGGAAAAGAATTCTGGGGCATCGAGCGCTCGACATTCTTGATCGACCCGACAGGCACCGTCATCAAGGAATGGCGAAAAGTGAAAGTGAAAGAGCATATTGAAGAAGTGTTGGAAACTGTAAAAGTAATCAGCGGTGACTAA
- a CDS encoding YgzB family protein has product MKSYKNKINRIRTFALALIFIGIVIMYVGIYFRNQPIVMVIFMLLGVVAIIGSTGVYAWIGLLSMKTVPVQCPNCERHTKMLGRVDICMHCNEPLTMDPSLEGKEFNEEYNKKKPQL; this is encoded by the coding sequence ATGAAATCTTATAAAAACAAAATCAACCGCATCCGGACCTTCGCTTTGGCATTGATTTTCATCGGCATCGTAATTATGTATGTCGGTATATATTTCCGTAACCAACCGATTGTAATGGTCATCTTTATGCTGCTCGGTGTTGTCGCTATTATCGGAAGCACGGGTGTCTATGCTTGGATCGGCCTGCTGTCGATGAAAACCGTGCCTGTACAATGCCCGAATTGCGAGCGCCATACAAAAATGCTCGGACGTGTTGACATCTGTATGCATTGCAATGAACCGTTGACAATGGACCCTTCTCTTGAAGGCAAAGAATTCAACGAAGAATATAATAAGAAAAAGCCGCAACTATAA
- a CDS encoding ABC transporter permease, with product MLHYIGQRLLQLIPVLLGMTFIVFMIIRAIPGDPAQVILGQQASEEAIKALRTSLGLDNPWYIQYFDYLKGLVTGDMGDSLRTRSPVSDEIWPYLAATFELSLFAIIIAVVIGINAGIISAWFQNSWFDYTAMVLALIGVSMPIFWLGLMNQWIFSIELGILPTTGRENVRDPINNITNFYVLDTIIQGDFNQLATVLKHLVLPGTALATIPMAIIARMTRSSMLEVMRSDYVRTARAKGVKMFWVVYKHALKNAIIPVLTIIGLQMGLLLGGAILTETIFGWPGIGRYIYEAIGFRDYPVIQSGILVVAFIFVMINLFVDLLYGLVDPRIKYD from the coding sequence ATGCTTCACTATATCGGGCAGCGGCTTTTGCAATTGATTCCTGTCTTGCTCGGAATGACGTTTATCGTCTTTATGATCATCCGGGCAATTCCAGGCGATCCTGCACAAGTCATCCTTGGGCAACAAGCATCCGAAGAAGCAATTAAAGCATTACGGACCAGTCTGGGGCTTGATAATCCCTGGTACATCCAATATTTCGATTACTTAAAAGGCCTGGTTACAGGAGACATGGGGGATTCACTGCGCACGCGTTCACCTGTTTCGGATGAAATTTGGCCATATCTAGCAGCGACATTTGAATTATCTTTATTCGCGATCATCATTGCCGTCGTCATCGGCATTAATGCGGGCATCATCTCTGCATGGTTCCAAAACTCGTGGTTCGATTACACAGCGATGGTGCTAGCTTTGATCGGTGTTTCCATGCCAATCTTCTGGCTCGGCCTCATGAACCAATGGATTTTCTCGATTGAACTCGGCATATTGCCGACGACTGGCCGGGAAAACGTCCGGGACCCAATCAATAACATCACCAATTTTTATGTGTTGGACACCATCATTCAAGGCGATTTCAACCAATTGGCGACCGTATTGAAGCATTTGGTGCTTCCAGGCACGGCACTAGCCACCATTCCGATGGCGATCATCGCACGGATGACACGCTCTTCAATGCTTGAAGTCATGCGTTCGGATTACGTCCGGACCGCTCGCGCTAAAGGCGTCAAAATGTTCTGGGTCGTCTACAAGCATGCATTAAAAAATGCGATCATTCCTGTATTGACTATTATCGGTTTGCAGATGGGCTTATTGCTCGGAGGCGCAATTTTGACCGAAACCATTTTCGGATGGCCAGGCATTGGGCGCTATATTTACGAAGCGATCGGTTTCCGCGATTATCCGGTTATCCAATCCGGCATTCTAGTCGTCGCATTTATATTCGTCATGATCAATCTCTTCGTCGACTTGCTTTACGGCTTGGTCGATCCGAGGATCAAATATGATTAG
- a CDS encoding aromatic acid exporter family protein has product MKLGARIFKTGIAISLALFLATLLELPTPVFAGVAAIFAIQPSIYRSYLTLLDQVYGNLIGASIAVIFVLTLGPNYLTIGVAAILAIIIMLKLKLENTVPLTLVTLIIIMDSQSDDFLIFASLRFLTVLLGILSAFIVNMIFLPPKYETRLFQSIHSVSEDVIRWIRISIRHASDHSSVKEDIDKLTEKLVKVDQWYSFYKEERSYTKKQQYTKARKLVLYRQMIATSKKSLEVLRRLNRYENELRDLPEQFHMMVQERLESLASYHEQLYMKYIGKIRPEHSESSGPDAVLKRNEVMSIFVKEINLSTEVEEDEFSVYHLMHVLSALLDYEEHLEHLDLLIIAYHNYHSEEVDSDIENAI; this is encoded by the coding sequence ATGAAACTCGGTGCGCGCATATTCAAAACCGGTATCGCCATATCACTTGCCTTGTTTCTGGCGACGCTTCTTGAACTTCCGACGCCGGTATTCGCAGGGGTAGCGGCAATTTTCGCCATACAGCCTTCCATTTACCGGTCATACCTGACTTTACTCGACCAAGTGTACGGGAATTTGATCGGGGCCTCGATTGCCGTTATCTTCGTGTTGACGCTCGGGCCGAACTATTTGACGATCGGTGTCGCCGCCATTTTAGCGATCATCATCATGCTGAAATTAAAGCTGGAAAACACAGTGCCTCTGACATTGGTGACCTTGATCATCATCATGGATTCGCAATCGGATGACTTTCTGATTTTCGCCTCTTTGCGATTCCTGACGGTTTTATTGGGCATCTTATCGGCTTTTATCGTCAATATGATCTTTTTGCCGCCAAAATACGAAACGCGCTTGTTCCAGTCAATTCACTCCGTTAGCGAAGATGTCATTCGGTGGATCCGGATTTCGATCCGCCATGCTTCCGATCATTCCTCGGTAAAAGAAGACATCGACAAATTGACCGAGAAACTGGTGAAAGTCGACCAATGGTATTCATTTTATAAAGAAGAGCGCAGTTATACGAAAAAGCAACAATATACAAAAGCCCGTAAATTGGTTCTTTACAGGCAGATGATTGCCACATCAAAAAAGAGCCTCGAAGTTCTTCGACGCCTGAACCGTTATGAGAATGAACTGCGCGACCTGCCCGAACAATTCCACATGATGGTGCAGGAACGGCTTGAGAGCTTGGCAAGTTATCATGAACAGCTTTACATGAAATATATCGGGAAAATTCGTCCGGAACATAGCGAAAGTTCAGGGCCCGATGCGGTGTTGAAACGCAACGAAGTGATGTCGATTTTCGTTAAGGAAATCAATTTATCTACCGAAGTCGAAGAAGACGAATTTTCGGTTTACCATTTGATGCATGTCTTATCTGCCCTTCTCGACTACGAAGAGCATTTGGAGCATTTGGACTTGCTGATCATCGCATACCATAATTACCATAGCGAAGAAGTCGACAGCGACATCGAAAACGCCATATAA
- the nikC gene encoding nickel transporter permease, which produces MQKVAGPWKEAWRGFRKSKVAVVGMGIVIFFILLAIFGPLFTPQGINEQNLSQRLLPPSSDHWMGTDDFGRDILSRVVYGARISLWVGFLAVIGSVVVGSILGILAGYYGRWVDTIISRLFDIMSAFPSILLAIAVVSVLGPSLRNALIAIAIINVPNFGRLIRSKVLSIKEDEYIMSAKAIGMKDNRILVSHILPNSMAPVIVQGTLAIATAIIEAAALGFLGLGAQAPSPEWGKMLADSRSYLTNAPWTMIFPGVAIMLTVLGFNLMGDGLRDALDPRMKS; this is translated from the coding sequence ATGCAAAAAGTCGCCGGCCCTTGGAAAGAGGCGTGGCGCGGATTCCGCAAAAGTAAAGTCGCGGTCGTCGGTATGGGCATCGTCATTTTCTTCATTCTTTTGGCGATTTTCGGTCCGTTATTTACACCGCAAGGCATCAACGAACAGAATCTTTCCCAGCGGCTTCTGCCTCCTTCTAGTGATCATTGGATGGGCACAGACGATTTCGGCCGCGACATTTTATCGCGTGTCGTATACGGGGCTCGCATCTCGCTTTGGGTTGGATTCTTGGCGGTCATCGGTTCGGTAGTTGTCGGCAGTATTCTCGGTATTTTGGCCGGCTATTACGGGCGCTGGGTCGACACCATCATTTCCCGGCTGTTCGATATCATGTCGGCATTTCCGAGTATCCTTCTTGCGATTGCAGTTGTATCGGTTCTTGGGCCGTCACTGCGCAACGCGTTGATTGCGATTGCCATCATCAACGTACCGAACTTCGGGCGCTTGATCCGATCGAAAGTATTGAGCATCAAGGAAGACGAATACATCATGTCGGCCAAAGCGATCGGCATGAAAGATAACCGGATCTTGGTTTCGCATATTTTGCCGAACTCCATGGCGCCGGTTATCGTCCAAGGCACGCTCGCGATTGCGACAGCGATCATTGAAGCAGCGGCACTCGGCTTCCTCGGGCTCGGGGCGCAGGCACCTTCCCCGGAATGGGGCAAGATGCTGGCCGATTCCCGCTCGTACTTGACCAATGCCCCGTGGACGATGATTTTCCCGGGTGTGGCGATCATGTTGACTGTACTTGGCTTTAACTTAATGGGAGACGGGCTGCGCGATGCACTCGACCCACGAATGAAATCATAA
- a CDS encoding cob(I)yrinic acid a,c-diamide adenosyltransferase: MKIYTKTGDKGTTSLVYGSRVKKNDPLVEAYGTCDEANTMIGLGVGHLNGEFFEQKEALCEIFHQIQTILFHVGAELATPAGKEVKWKLEEEHISRLETWIDEYDAELQPLSNFILPGGHPAGAAFHVARTIVRRAERNVIAIGEGVSPNVLAYLNRLSDFLFVAARFVNQQLGSKEKGLHAE; encoded by the coding sequence ATGAAAATCTATACGAAAACAGGAGACAAAGGAACGACTTCACTTGTATACGGCAGCCGCGTCAAAAAGAACGACCCGCTCGTCGAAGCCTACGGAACGTGCGACGAAGCGAACACGATGATCGGTCTCGGTGTAGGGCATTTGAATGGAGAATTTTTCGAGCAAAAAGAAGCTCTTTGTGAAATCTTCCACCAGATCCAAACAATTCTCTTCCACGTTGGAGCAGAATTAGCGACCCCAGCAGGAAAAGAAGTGAAATGGAAACTTGAGGAGGAACATATCTCTCGACTGGAAACTTGGATCGATGAATATGACGCAGAACTCCAACCACTTAGTAACTTCATCTTGCCAGGCGGCCACCCCGCAGGAGCGGCATTTCATGTAGCCCGGACGATCGTGCGCCGCGCCGAGCGCAATGTTATTGCAATAGGGGAAGGCGTCTCGCCTAACGTACTGGCATATTTGAACAGGCTTTCCGATTTTCTCTTTGTCGCAGCACGATTCGTCAACCAGCAACTAGGTTCTAAAGAAAAAGGGCTTCACGCAGAGTAA
- a CDS encoding nucleotidyltransferase-like protein: protein MEQILRPLYQERASQETTLGVILIEKREDISPITDTFDSILLIITKENETPVFTKHYTYMDKKAAMHIITEKQLHKWLLLGTNRKIVDWLFNGRVIYDRNEFMEKLKTELKEYPFYGRKIKMGLEFAKLIRRYLEGKMFFEEKNYLDAYHHMVESLHHLARLSVLENGLPPEVTVWSQVKKMEPAIYKLYEELISSDEPIDKRLELLFLASEFFIHSRTQDGSQHIREVMEKQSSWTIQELHEQEELKNYSSNLEVLIEFLIEKDLIAINGVKTKSEGIFHRYYSNKR from the coding sequence ATGGAACAAATATTGAGACCGCTATACCAAGAACGCGCGAGCCAGGAAACAACACTCGGTGTCATCCTAATAGAGAAGAGAGAAGACATCAGCCCAATTACAGATACATTCGATTCAATCCTTCTGATCATTACAAAAGAAAATGAAACACCGGTTTTTACAAAACATTATACGTACATGGATAAAAAAGCAGCTATGCATATCATCACAGAAAAGCAATTACACAAATGGCTTCTATTGGGAACAAACCGCAAAATTGTCGACTGGCTCTTTAACGGCCGTGTCATATATGATCGCAATGAATTTATGGAAAAGCTTAAAACAGAATTGAAAGAGTATCCCTTCTACGGCAGAAAAATCAAAATGGGGCTGGAGTTTGCTAAACTGATCCGCCGGTACCTAGAAGGTAAAATGTTCTTCGAAGAAAAAAATTATTTAGATGCGTATCATCACATGGTAGAGTCACTTCATCATTTGGCTCGATTATCCGTTCTTGAGAACGGGCTTCCACCTGAGGTGACAGTGTGGTCACAAGTGAAGAAGATGGAGCCAGCAATCTACAAATTATACGAAGAGCTCATTTCAAGCGATGAGCCGATTGACAAGCGCTTGGAGCTTTTATTCTTAGCTAGCGAATTTTTCATACATTCCCGCACACAAGACGGATCACAGCATATTCGTGAAGTAATGGAGAAACAAAGCAGCTGGACGATTCAGGAATTGCACGAACAGGAAGAGTTAAAAAATTATTCTTCCAATCTTGAAGTGCTAATTGAGTTTTTAATCGAAAAAGATTTAATCGCAATTAACGGGGTAAAGACAAAAAGCGAAGGTATCTTCCATCGTTATTATTCAAACAAGCGCTAA